The following coding sequences are from one Aeromicrobium duanguangcaii window:
- the tatC gene encoding twin-arginine translocase subunit TatC — MALGFGSARRRPGAGGEMPLLDHLAELRARLMKALASIVIGVAVAWYFYPQILEWLTDPYEQVRPALEAKNIDSELIVSGIGGAFQFQLKTSVIAGLVLSSPVWMWQLWAFVLPALHRHEKRAALLLTATCLPLFLGGAWVGYWTFPKAIELLVGFAPEGWTNLLNGADYLSFATRMIILFGVGAQIPVVVVILNRIGAVSGAQLIRARPWIIVGIFVFAAIATPTVDPVTFLFLAIPMSLLYFLSEIIARVTDRRRGRGSEAWDDEEASPLEAPGGLGD, encoded by the coding sequence GTGGCCCTCGGATTCGGGTCGGCCCGCCGCCGTCCGGGCGCCGGCGGCGAGATGCCGCTGCTCGATCACCTGGCGGAGCTGCGCGCTCGCCTGATGAAGGCGCTCGCGTCGATCGTGATCGGCGTCGCCGTCGCCTGGTACTTCTACCCGCAGATCCTCGAGTGGCTGACCGATCCCTATGAGCAGGTCCGTCCCGCGCTCGAAGCGAAGAACATCGACAGCGAGCTGATCGTCAGCGGCATCGGCGGGGCCTTCCAGTTCCAGCTCAAGACCAGCGTCATCGCGGGACTGGTCCTGTCCAGCCCTGTGTGGATGTGGCAGCTGTGGGCCTTCGTCCTGCCCGCCCTGCACCGGCACGAGAAGCGTGCCGCGCTGCTGCTCACGGCGACCTGCCTGCCGCTGTTCCTGGGCGGCGCGTGGGTCGGCTACTGGACGTTCCCCAAGGCGATCGAACTGCTCGTCGGCTTCGCCCCCGAGGGATGGACCAACCTGCTCAACGGCGCCGACTACCTTAGCTTTGCGACGCGCATGATCATCCTGTTCGGCGTCGGCGCGCAGATCCCGGTGGTCGTGGTGATCCTCAACCGGATCGGCGCGGTCAGCGGCGCTCAGCTGATCCGGGCGCGCCCGTGGATCATCGTCGGCATCTTCGTGTTCGCCGCCATCGCGACGCCCACCGTCGACCCCGTGACCTTCCTGTTCCTGGCGATCCCGATGAGCCTGTTGTACTTCCTCTCCGAGATCATCGCGCGCGTCACCGACCGGCGCCGCGGTCGCGGCTCGGAGGCCTGGGACGACGAAGAGGCCTCGCCGCTCGAGGCTCCTGGAGGCCTCGGCGACTGA
- the tatA gene encoding twin-arginine translocase TatA/TatE family subunit, whose amino-acid sequence MFNGIGAPEILIVLGIIVLLFGGRKLPELARGSGRALRIFKSEIRESEQEDKKADPTARAIDPAAVERHDDTTR is encoded by the coding sequence ATGTTCAACGGCATCGGCGCCCCCGAGATCCTCATCGTGTTGGGGATCATCGTTCTGCTGTTCGGCGGCCGCAAGCTGCCCGAGCTGGCGCGAGGCTCCGGCCGTGCGCTGCGCATCTTCAAGTCCGAGATCCGCGAGAGCGAGCAAGAGGACAAGAAGGCTGACCCGACGGCGCGGGCCATCGATCCCGCCGCGGTCGAGCGTCACGACGACACGACCCGCTGA
- a CDS encoding helix-turn-helix transcriptional regulator has protein sequence MNPSLKQVVRMLAMVPYLQSNQGIPLADLAREFNIKPAQAQRELEIMMLTGWGEFHGELIDFDVTALQDEGVVYIRDAEFMSRPLRVSRSEAAALMVALRTLRQSAAGDQAALIDSALAKLAEAAGTDVETSVDVLLPEVDPAVQTAVAEALAGERQLQMVYANETRDEQTERTVDPHRAFTQDGHRYLSAWCHKVEAERLFRVDRIVAATVLDAPVTTDADHRTRLEDLFPLGPDAPSIVVEIDAGATWVLEQYRTEVLEERPDGSVRARLFGSDPSWLRRVVMRAGGGVRVVEPADFADQVRDTARSAVDAYDGTSSV, from the coding sequence GTGAACCCGTCCCTGAAGCAGGTCGTCCGCATGCTGGCGATGGTTCCCTACCTGCAGAGCAACCAGGGGATCCCGCTGGCCGACCTCGCGCGTGAGTTCAACATCAAGCCGGCCCAGGCCCAGCGCGAGCTCGAGATCATGATGCTCACCGGCTGGGGGGAGTTCCACGGCGAGCTCATCGACTTCGACGTCACCGCCCTGCAGGACGAGGGCGTCGTCTACATCCGCGACGCCGAGTTCATGTCCCGGCCGCTGCGCGTCTCGCGCAGTGAGGCCGCGGCGCTCATGGTCGCGCTGCGCACCCTCCGTCAGTCGGCGGCGGGCGACCAGGCGGCGCTGATCGACTCGGCCCTTGCCAAGCTGGCCGAGGCCGCCGGCACCGATGTCGAAACGTCCGTCGACGTGCTCCTGCCCGAGGTCGACCCCGCCGTGCAGACCGCGGTCGCCGAAGCGCTGGCCGGCGAGCGTCAGCTGCAGATGGTCTACGCCAACGAGACCCGGGACGAGCAGACCGAGCGCACGGTCGACCCGCACCGCGCGTTCACGCAGGACGGTCACCGCTACCTGTCGGCCTGGTGTCACAAGGTCGAGGCCGAGCGGCTCTTCCGCGTCGACCGGATCGTCGCGGCCACCGTCCTCGACGCGCCGGTGACGACCGACGCCGATCACCGCACCCGGCTGGAGGATCTCTTCCCCCTGGGACCGGACGCGCCGTCGATCGTCGTCGAGATCGACGCCGGAGCGACCTGGGTGCTCGAGCAGTACCGCACGGAGGTCCTGGAGGAGCGCCCCGACGGCTCGGTCCGGGCGCGACTCTTCGGCAGTGACCCCTCGTGGCTGCGCCGCGTCGTGATGCGCGCCGGCGGCGGCGTTCGTGTCGTGGAGCCGGCCGATTTCGCCGATCAGGTACGGGACACCGCCCGCTCAGCGGTGGACGCGTACGATGGAACAAGTTCCGTCTAA
- a CDS encoding helix-turn-helix transcriptional regulator, translating into MAQRKTERLMNLVFTLLATNQYLTKDQIRSSIAEYREDTDVAFERKFERDKQELRDLGLEIETGTYDALGGVTGYRLLRAEVELPQIDLTVEEAAVIGLAGQLWDHAGMAAETTTALAKLKAIGNDFDPSVLRMTEARLSAEEPSFDAVFDATGRRMPIAFEYRRPDGETTMRHLEPWGMTSFRERWYVGGFDRDRRGPRLFRLSRIVGDVKPDGEPGEYEVPEDADLKKVARALYPPEPNASAVLRVAAGRGQSLRRYAVRIDPVDSATDEVEIAYAALDDLAAEVASYGPDVFVVSPPELRDAVIARLRSIAEAHA; encoded by the coding sequence ATGGCGCAGCGGAAGACCGAGCGGTTGATGAACCTCGTCTTCACCCTCCTGGCGACGAACCAGTACCTGACGAAGGACCAGATCCGGTCCTCCATCGCCGAGTACCGCGAGGACACCGACGTGGCGTTCGAGCGCAAGTTCGAGCGGGACAAGCAGGAGCTGCGCGACCTCGGGCTCGAGATCGAGACCGGCACCTACGACGCCCTCGGGGGCGTCACGGGCTACCGGCTGCTGCGGGCCGAGGTCGAGCTGCCGCAGATCGACCTGACGGTCGAGGAGGCCGCCGTGATCGGTCTGGCCGGTCAGCTGTGGGACCACGCCGGCATGGCCGCCGAGACCACGACCGCGCTGGCCAAGCTCAAGGCCATCGGCAACGACTTCGACCCCTCGGTGCTGCGGATGACCGAGGCGCGGCTCAGCGCCGAGGAGCCGTCGTTCGACGCGGTCTTCGACGCCACGGGCCGCCGGATGCCGATCGCCTTCGAGTACCGCCGCCCCGACGGCGAGACGACGATGCGGCACCTGGAGCCGTGGGGCATGACCTCGTTCCGCGAGCGCTGGTACGTCGGCGGTTTCGACCGTGACCGCCGTGGCCCGCGCCTGTTCCGGCTCTCGCGCATCGTCGGCGACGTCAAGCCCGACGGCGAGCCGGGGGAGTACGAGGTCCCCGAGGACGCCGACCTGAAGAAGGTCGCCCGCGCTCTGTATCCGCCCGAGCCGAACGCCTCTGCCGTCCTGCGGGTCGCGGCGGGTCGCGGCCAGTCGCTGCGCCGCTACGCGGTCCGGATCGATCCCGTCGACAGCGCGACGGACGAGGTCGAGATCGCCTACGCGGCGCTGGATGACCTGGCGGCCGAGGTCGCCTCCTACGGCCCCGACGTGTTCGTCGTGTCCCCGCCCGAGCTGCGTGACGCCGTCATCGCCCGCTTGCGCTCGATCGCGGAGGCCCACGCGTGA
- a CDS encoding FKBP-type peptidyl-prolyl cis-trans isomerase, whose protein sequence is MTTASIVLAGCGGGNDLDGIEVSKSGTPKVKVEKDYTTEKTEAKVVSKGGGDEIKSGDTIKLNYVAVNGRTGKEFDNSFKNETPMTLTLNEKTALPGFYKGLVGQDIGSRVVVSVPSKDGASLLQSVESLGLEKDDTMVFVFDLVSKIPPKAEGKAVKAPASLPKLTYDKDQQPAKFVKTKKTAAKLGKSGSYVLIKGEGDKVEKGATVTIQYVGQKYPAGDVFDASWASGPRQISLAEGNAVGCFTDQVPGNTLGSRIVVTCTTDDAYGKDAKKNGQPEGPLIFVVDLLDAS, encoded by the coding sequence ATGACCACCGCATCCATCGTCCTCGCTGGCTGTGGCGGCGGCAATGACCTCGACGGGATCGAGGTGAGCAAGTCCGGTACCCCGAAGGTGAAGGTCGAGAAGGACTACACCACCGAGAAGACCGAGGCCAAGGTCGTCTCCAAGGGCGGCGGTGACGAGATCAAGTCCGGCGACACGATCAAGCTGAACTACGTCGCCGTGAACGGCCGCACGGGCAAGGAGTTCGACAACTCGTTCAAGAACGAGACGCCGATGACGCTGACGCTCAACGAGAAGACGGCGCTGCCGGGCTTCTACAAGGGTCTCGTCGGCCAGGACATCGGTTCGCGCGTCGTGGTGTCGGTGCCCTCCAAGGACGGCGCCTCGCTGCTGCAGAGCGTCGAGTCGCTCGGCCTGGAGAAGGACGACACGATGGTCTTCGTGTTCGACCTCGTCTCCAAGATCCCGCCGAAGGCCGAGGGCAAGGCCGTCAAGGCGCCCGCCTCGCTGCCGAAGCTGACGTACGACAAGGACCAGCAGCCGGCCAAGTTCGTCAAGACCAAGAAGACCGCTGCCAAGCTCGGCAAGTCCGGTTCGTACGTCCTGATCAAGGGCGAGGGCGACAAGGTCGAGAAGGGCGCCACGGTCACGATCCAGTACGTGGGCCAGAAGTACCCCGCCGGTGACGTCTTCGACGCGTCCTGGGCGAGCGGCCCGCGCCAGATCTCGCTGGCCGAGGGCAACGCCGTGGGCTGCTTCACCGATCAGGTGCCCGGCAACACGCTCGGCAGCCGCATCGTCGTGACCTGCACCACGGACGACGCCTACGGCAAGGACGCCAAGAAGAACGGTCAGCCCGAGGGTCCGCTGATCTTCGTCGTGGACCTGCTCGACGCCAGCTAG
- the pafA gene encoding Pup--protein ligase, translating to MDRRIFGIENEYGVTCSFRGQRRLSPDEVARYLFRRVVSWGRSSNVFLRNGARLYLDVGSHPEYATPECDDIVDLVTHDRAGERILEGLMLDAQERLAEDGVEGDIYLFKNNTDSAGNSYGCHENYLVGRSGEFSKLADVLIPFLVSRQIIVGAGKVQQTPRGTVFSVSQRAEHIWEGVSSATTRSRPIINTRDEPHADAERFRRLHVIVGDSNMSETTTMLKVATTDLVLKMIEAGVTMRDLTLENPIRAIREISHDMTGRRKVQLANGRELSALEIQAEYFAKAAEYIDRNGLRTPTIDRTMDLWERTLKAVESEDLSLVEREIDWVIKYRMLDRYRTQRGLSWSDPRIAQLDLAYHDIRRDRGLFYLLESKGAVARVTNDLEVFTAKSVPPQTTRARLRGDFIARAQERRRDFTVDWVHLKLNDQAQRTVLCKDPFRSQDDRVQRLIDSM from the coding sequence ATGGACCGGCGGATCTTCGGAATCGAGAACGAGTACGGCGTGACCTGCTCGTTCCGTGGGCAACGCCGTCTGTCTCCGGACGAGGTGGCGCGCTATCTCTTCCGCCGCGTCGTGTCGTGGGGGCGCAGCAGCAACGTCTTCCTGCGCAACGGCGCGCGCCTGTACCTGGACGTGGGCAGCCACCCCGAGTACGCGACGCCCGAGTGTGACGACATCGTCGATCTGGTCACCCACGACCGGGCGGGGGAGCGGATCCTCGAGGGCCTCATGCTCGACGCGCAGGAGCGCCTCGCCGAGGACGGTGTCGAGGGCGACATCTACCTGTTCAAGAACAACACCGACTCGGCCGGCAACTCCTACGGCTGCCACGAGAACTACCTGGTGGGCCGCAGCGGCGAGTTCAGCAAGCTGGCCGACGTCCTGATCCCGTTCCTGGTGTCGCGCCAGATCATCGTGGGCGCCGGCAAGGTGCAGCAGACGCCTCGCGGCACCGTGTTCAGCGTCAGCCAGCGGGCCGAGCACATCTGGGAGGGCGTCTCCAGCGCCACGACGCGCTCGCGGCCGATCATCAACACCCGCGACGAGCCGCACGCCGACGCCGAGCGGTTCCGCCGCCTGCACGTGATCGTCGGCGACTCGAACATGAGCGAGACGACCACGATGCTGAAGGTCGCCACGACCGACCTCGTGCTGAAGATGATCGAGGCCGGCGTCACGATGCGCGACCTGACCCTCGAGAACCCGATCCGGGCGATCCGCGAGATCTCGCACGACATGACGGGCCGCCGCAAGGTCCAGCTGGCCAACGGGCGTGAGCTCTCGGCGCTGGAGATCCAGGCCGAGTACTTCGCCAAGGCCGCCGAGTACATCGACCGTAACGGGCTCCGCACGCCGACGATCGACCGGACGATGGACCTGTGGGAGCGCACGCTCAAGGCGGTCGAGAGCGAGGACCTCAGCCTCGTCGAGCGCGAGATCGACTGGGTCATCAAGTACCGGATGCTCGATCGCTACCGGACGCAGCGCGGGCTGTCCTGGTCCGATCCGCGCATCGCTCAGCTCGATCTGGCCTATCACGACATCCGTCGAGACCGCGGCCTGTTCTACCTGCTCGAGAGCAAGGGTGCGGTCGCGCGGGTCACGAACGACCTCGAGGTGTTCACCGCCAAGTCCGTCCCGCCGCAGACGACGCGGGCGCGGCTGCGCGGTGACTTCATCGCACGGGCGCAGGAGCGGCGCCGCGATTTCACGGTCGACTGGGTGCACCTGAAGCTCAACGACCAGGCCCAGCGGACGGTGCTGTGCAAGGACCCGTTCCGTTCGCAGGACGACCGCGTCCAGCGCCTCATCGATTCGATGTGA
- the prcA gene encoding proteasome subunit alpha: protein MTTPFYVSPEQLMKDRADFARKGIARGRSVAVVRYAGGIVFVAENPSRALHKISEIYDRIGFAAVGRYNEFENLRIAGVRLADMRGYSYDRSDVTGRGLANAYAQTLGTIFSSGGEKPYEVEIFVAEVGATPEADQIYRLTYDGSVADIQSYGVMGGQSDKVEEYLRTHYTPDLTLADALRLALTALGNDTEPARTIAPGDLEVAVLDRTRSQPRKFKRLAESRVAELLG, encoded by the coding sequence ATGACCACCCCCTTCTACGTCTCGCCCGAACAGCTGATGAAGGACCGGGCGGACTTCGCCCGCAAGGGCATCGCCCGGGGCCGCTCCGTCGCGGTCGTCCGCTACGCCGGCGGGATCGTCTTCGTCGCCGAGAACCCCTCGCGGGCCCTGCACAAGATCAGCGAGATCTACGACCGCATCGGCTTCGCCGCGGTCGGCCGGTACAACGAGTTCGAGAACCTGCGGATCGCCGGCGTGCGCCTGGCCGACATGCGTGGCTACTCCTACGACCGCAGTGACGTCACGGGGCGCGGACTGGCCAACGCCTACGCGCAGACCCTCGGCACGATCTTCTCCAGCGGCGGCGAGAAGCCGTACGAGGTCGAGATCTTCGTCGCCGAGGTCGGCGCGACTCCCGAGGCCGACCAGATCTATCGCCTCACGTACGACGGCTCCGTCGCGGACATCCAGAGCTACGGCGTCATGGGCGGTCAGAGCGACAAGGTCGAGGAGTATCTGCGCACCCACTACACGCCCGATCTGACCCTGGCCGACGCCCTGCGCCTCGCCCTGACCGCGCTGGGCAACGACACCGAGCCGGCCCGCACGATCGCTCCGGGCGACCTCGAGGTGGCCGTCCTGGACCGCACCCGCAGCCAGCCGCGGAAGTTCAAGCGGCTGGCCGAGTCGCGGGTCGCCGAGCTGCTCGGCTGA
- the prcB gene encoding proteasome subunit beta, whose amino-acid sequence MLDGGFRAVGSSSFTEFLATQAPDLLPNASGGSVSGLDVTHGTTIVAATFDGGVVMGGDRRATMGNVIAQRDIQKVFPTDEFSCVGIAGTAGIAVEMTRLFQVELEHYEKIEGITLSTDGKANRLATLIRGNLAMAMQGLAVVPLFAAYDLDAQCGRIFAFDVTGNKNEERTFHSVGSGSTFARGSLKKLYRANMSESDAVTAVIQALYDAADDDTATGGPDLTRRIFPLISVITRDGYRAWDESRTAAVADAVIGGRMQSPDGPSAPLT is encoded by the coding sequence ATGCTCGATGGAGGCTTCCGCGCCGTCGGATCCTCCTCGTTCACCGAGTTCCTCGCCACTCAGGCCCCTGATCTGCTGCCGAACGCCTCCGGAGGGTCCGTGTCCGGTCTCGACGTGACGCACGGGACGACCATCGTCGCCGCGACGTTCGACGGGGGAGTCGTCATGGGCGGCGACCGCCGCGCCACGATGGGCAACGTCATCGCCCAGCGCGACATCCAGAAGGTCTTCCCGACCGACGAGTTCAGCTGCGTCGGCATCGCCGGCACCGCGGGCATCGCCGTCGAGATGACCCGCCTGTTCCAGGTCGAGCTCGAGCACTACGAGAAGATCGAGGGCATCACGCTGTCGACCGACGGCAAGGCCAACCGGCTCGCGACGCTCATCCGCGGGAACCTCGCCATGGCCATGCAGGGGCTGGCGGTCGTCCCGCTCTTCGCGGCCTACGACCTCGACGCCCAGTGCGGCCGCATCTTCGCCTTCGACGTCACGGGCAACAAGAACGAGGAGCGCACCTTCCACTCGGTCGGCTCCGGCTCGACGTTCGCCCGCGGCTCGCTCAAGAAGCTCTACCGCGCCAACATGAGCGAGTCCGACGCGGTCACCGCCGTGATCCAGGCGCTCTACGACGCCGCCGACGACGACACCGCCACCGGCGGCCCCGACCTCACGCGACGGATCTTCCCCTTGATCTCGGTCATCACCCGCGACGGGTACCGCGCCTGGGACGAGTCCCGCACCGCCGCCGTCGCCGACGCCGTGATCGGCGGCCGCATGCAGTCGCCCGACGGCCCGTCCGCCCCGCTGACCTAG
- a CDS encoding ubiquitin-like protein Pup: MAEQQHRSTRKSDVDDEQVEAPEVDTERKEKLDDDVDSILDEIDDVLEENAEEFVRSFVQKGGQ; this comes from the coding sequence ATGGCCGAGCAACAGCACCGGAGCACGCGCAAGAGCGACGTCGACGACGAGCAGGTCGAGGCGCCCGAAGTCGACACCGAGCGCAAGGAGAAGCTGGACGACGACGTCGACTCGATCCTCGACGAGATCGACGACGTCCTCGAGGAGAACGCCGAGGAGTTCGTCCGCAGCTTCGTCCAGAAGGGCGGCCAGTGA
- the dop gene encoding depupylase/deamidase Dop, protein MSVRRVQGSEVEYGIAVQGQPQANPMVAATHVVNAYAAANGLTRRARWDYEEESPLRDARGFDLGRDVADPSQLTDEDMGLANIILTNGARLYVDHAHPEYSSPEVTNPLDVVRWEKAGELVMARGARLAARVPGVAPIMLYKNNVDNKGAAYGSHENYLMRRDVPFLSIVQQLTPFFVSRQIITGAGRVGQRQDGSVHAFQISQRSDYFEVEVGLETTLKRPIINTRDEPHADPKKYRRLHVIIGDANLSETSIYLKHGTTSLVLAMIEADALPAPLMLADPVRALHQISYDPTLRTAVKLADGRTITALELQGHYLEHAKKFVETEGSDEQTDDVLARWESTLTRLADDPMNLVRELDWVAKLALLEQYRERDGLDWDHAKLHLIDLQYHDIRPERGLYHRLVAGGRIERLLDDETIAAAVTEPPHDTRAYFRGRCLERFAADIAAASWDSVIFDLPGYDSLQRVPTMEPLKGTAEHVDGLFGQIHSATELFRAITGR, encoded by the coding sequence GTGAGCGTCCGACGAGTGCAGGGGTCCGAGGTCGAGTACGGGATCGCCGTCCAGGGCCAGCCCCAGGCGAACCCGATGGTCGCGGCGACCCACGTGGTCAACGCCTACGCCGCCGCCAACGGGCTGACCCGGCGAGCGCGCTGGGACTACGAGGAGGAGAGCCCGCTGCGCGACGCGCGCGGCTTCGACCTCGGCCGGGACGTCGCCGACCCGTCCCAGCTCACCGACGAGGACATGGGTCTGGCCAACATCATCCTGACCAACGGCGCCCGGCTGTACGTCGACCACGCCCACCCCGAGTACTCCAGCCCCGAGGTCACGAACCCGCTGGACGTCGTCCGGTGGGAGAAGGCCGGCGAGCTCGTCATGGCGCGCGGCGCCCGCCTGGCGGCCCGTGTGCCCGGCGTCGCGCCGATCATGCTCTACAAGAACAACGTCGACAACAAGGGCGCCGCCTACGGCTCGCACGAGAACTACCTGATGCGCCGGGACGTGCCGTTCCTGTCGATCGTGCAGCAGCTGACCCCGTTCTTCGTCAGCCGGCAGATCATCACCGGAGCGGGCCGCGTGGGCCAGCGTCAGGACGGCAGCGTCCACGCGTTCCAGATCAGCCAGCGGTCCGACTACTTCGAGGTCGAGGTGGGTCTGGAGACGACGCTCAAGCGCCCGATCATCAACACGCGCGACGAGCCGCACGCCGACCCCAAGAAGTACCGCCGCCTGCACGTCATCATCGGCGACGCGAACCTCTCCGAGACCTCGATCTACCTCAAGCACGGGACGACGTCCCTCGTGCTGGCGATGATCGAGGCAGACGCCCTGCCGGCGCCGCTCATGCTCGCCGACCCCGTCCGCGCGCTGCACCAGATCTCCTACGACCCGACGCTGCGCACTGCGGTGAAGCTGGCGGACGGCCGCACGATCACCGCGCTGGAGTTGCAGGGCCACTACCTCGAGCACGCGAAGAAGTTCGTCGAGACCGAGGGCAGCGACGAGCAGACCGACGACGTCCTGGCGCGCTGGGAGTCGACGCTGACCCGGCTGGCCGACGACCCGATGAACCTCGTGCGCGAGCTCGACTGGGTGGCCAAGCTGGCGCTGCTGGAGCAGTACCGCGAGCGCGACGGGCTGGACTGGGACCACGCCAAGCTCCACCTCATCGACCTGCAGTACCACGACATCCGTCCCGAGCGCGGGCTCTACCACCGCCTCGTGGCCGGCGGCCGGATCGAGCGCCTCCTCGATGACGAGACGATCGCGGCGGCCGTCACCGAGCCACCCCACGACACGCGTGCCTACTTCCGCGGCCGGTGCCTGGAGCGGTTCGCCGCCGACATTGCCGCAGCCTCCTGGGATTCGGTCATCTTCGACCTGCCCGGATACGACTCGCTGCAGCGGGTCCCGACCATGGAGCCCCTCAAGGGAACAGCCGAGCACGTGGACGGATTGTTCGGCCAAATCCATTCGGCCACAGAACTCTTCCGGGCCATCACAGGTCGCTAG